A section of the Festucalex cinctus isolate MCC-2025b chromosome 7, RoL_Fcin_1.0, whole genome shotgun sequence genome encodes:
- the znf576.1 gene encoding zinc finger protein 576, tandem duplicate 1 isoform X1 has product MLSPVQVESGPDPPSTQTALDPPDNDTDSTQAAPSETGAQEVRDTTVDETNKTQIDKTLADDSLQQAAATVEPSDKTEGMDVEQGSKAKPPSESTLKANKDPGTEEQKSKKTNRRFPSKKAMVDPLKMDMTKPLVMPLTSSELSLQCIECHIIFSDTKSKQRHLKLSHPVEYEQCMLRNSLFTCYHCDSHFTNSTELMAHQKTHVDRKPFKCPLCGQAFKRLFELTHHKKVHVGQDGYTCPECGKTCKTITLLKYHSRVHTGEKPYVCKECGSRFSMSHALQKHLQSHLPEGAQEREDAKTKAQRKKELDALAPKYPCSVCKATFKSPKTRLRHLTNKHSVSLNSLGKPIRARSHLNHLTPVITPISVAQPSLLQLEPNGPLQKVDGNIDTEPIRRLIESLGNVQKVNQVVILGQVPAHAPPLEVQQISELSKPVNLNLKLLQSDSMVKSKTAEGDFSNNSCDPMEQTIILEPITPDGQLINPPLSGFGSHVVSGESLALSLAQSKHRLEPEGEVMQQIHPQPDINATNTKPFVFHNEGTDPKQDLEQTFILELTPALTPPVEQQQSQNEQQMEISTPSLVPTTELEKTPYQSIVSEHDTGPPVQSSEPIVEQNLTSLQSTVPLLGPAFEQNLTSFPASTFSSPQAPTQALEESGAKSQEKAQSQVQKVSQVEVHSLSDSGTPQESQEKTTQDEELLLDRKQDKDQVEGPSDVMDASVKKGPSHSSSKQKPQTPELPMNVMSAQELVKVRKRKPARALIIQGYMQELIGSILDEDLQSDGKPAKRKRTKKSHLVNLSPQKKEKNNKKQGVPSQQCQPPQEEPTIDAATKLLEYKVPSKKGRIATKSKKAKNMTSSSEVSMSLLSKDSQGKGKITKKKTKKEENVPIDKHKSKQKPAIKKKIQPKIVQKGHSKSKKVTKITNKAQKKTEDTVSPKTNQTKAQAESPGAEVTQDSLLLLKGHKQPQLKVHKLDPSKTSAQEISPRDKRSQQSADNQASPKTKTAKNPSNVAKKKGKPKKSQKTLSLLSFLNASRQSPETQLAKPKTARKRKASSNVETEGVITSHSKRALECKNCGEIFNEVASLQKHKAMVHILESPELTYTNGNIFEGVSRLDVDHQGRVIQLVNPTTGWDNEREMPFEDRERSVSFPALNPSPSLPADEGAVQPPISPEPLDPTKNSKTSLLGPLFESATPMKQNKSVVSVDKQQERMPCLESEHQAPIEEDIKEDAILEVDLVTVGERNESNSVALPQGNLSQGESVEDANSEASNFEKTPGDQAKVVSSLQSVSCSTQQVGVKDEEEEVLVQKDKQAGKRRRVHQKVDAMSGKCLEPDVTAFEVEQEDCQVINEKPECNSQINDDDETIAKTSLTDPGPDPRRGPSIIPQPPSIPDESSVSRGDPDRESQPSPGIYLEKIVTAEPGLATERRDLKCTAENETQAVIKVEDGTSDPLVGAPLRQKESGRSGAGMQPQQNRDIRTVLVKQESRFMINDTRSTPDSERRQWNVEQGADRNSVSPSSDSEETSSDCRISPDLISKQCIFYPVKVEEREVPLGAVHTNGGSPEASTDVRQTLHPTTASHLYPGAQQGDYDMRGPEMMDVDDFADGQAEAECHNQPDVRSFLLQTSDEERILELSQPHVDAEVEVLACFGKKHGSQQPDVTTQTVSREPTEPLEYFSKYFDWDTWLEIARCTNQTSDCVTAREVAQFVGIHIAMGTLKFPSPRLYWDNLTKVPLIAETMTLSRFLQLSRLLKLASPAKDPHNSIMRERTQIDRSGQQGLSNVSEDPLWKVVPLLSRFQKGCQSLRREGDFAVDQYLIPLTGKVHNDRLALHSTTLIGFGGFLHHVDLKADLSDKEDTIEKMIPKGSTVFLCKQELSTPAMLERLLEAGIHGAGRVGGAQGQIGDEFVSSDGKLMLRRSHCGFILSTAGNGHRDVASLISNFESAQAAARLNRDLLNLYSIPVATSPTGWPLVVLWYLTDMALVNSWLLYKHDHPLSFLDFRLAVSKALIHSSGSDPQNSVLPQSSPTKAHTRTDPPNPGTVEESPLPDAATRYDGSGHWPEQLAEGEGGRCRFGDCQRTSRVLCLKCCVFLCISRNHNCFLNFHNQGSSGNL; this is encoded by the exons ATGCTGAGCCCAGTCCAGGTGGAGAGTGGCCCAGACCCACCGAGCACCCAAACCGCACTGGATCCACCGGACAATGACACCGATTCTACTCAGGCAGCACCAAGTGAAACAGGTGCACAAGAAGTGAGAGATACAACTGTTGACGAGACCAACAAAACCCAAATTGATAAAACACTCGCAGATGATTCACTTCAACAAGCCGCGGCGACTGTTGAACCCTCAGACAAAACAGAAGGGATGGACGTGGAACAGGGTTCAAAAGCAAAGCCGCCATCAGAGTCGACACTCAAAGCAAACAAAGATCCCGGGACTGAAGAACAAAAGTCAAAGAAGACGAACAGACGTTTCCCCTCCAAGAAAGCCATGGTGGATCCTCTGAAGATGGACATGACCAAGCCATTGGTTATGCCGCTCACAT CATCGGAGCTCTCCCTGCAGTGCATCGAGTGCCACATCATCTTCAGTGACACCAAGAGCAAACAGCGCCACCTGAAGCTGAGCCACCCAGTCGAATACGAACAGTGCATGCTGAGGAACTCCCTTTTCACCTGCTATCATTGCGATAGCCACTTCACCAACTCCACCGAGCTCATGGCGCATCAGAAAACCCACGTCGACAGGAAACCCTTCAAGTGTCCTCTGTGCGGCCAGGCCTTTAAAAGGTTATTCGAGCTGACGCATCATAAAAAGGTTCATGTCGGGCAGGATGGTTACACCTGTCCCGAGTGTGGCAAAACATGCAAAACAATAACACTGCTGAAGTACCACAGTCGCgtgcacactggagagaagccatATGTTTGCAAGGAGTGCGGAAGCAGGTTTAGCATGTCCCATGCATTGCAGAAACATTTGCAATCGCACCTGCCGGAAGGTGCCCAAGAAAGGGAAGATGCCAAAACCAAAGCGCAACGGAAGAAAGAGCTTG ATGCCTTAGCACCCAAGTATCCCTGCTCTGTTTGCAAGGCCACGTTCAAGAGTCCCAAGACACGCCTTCGTCATCTTACAAACAAGCACAGCGTATCACTCAATTCACTTGGAAAACCCATCCGAGCGCGGTCACACTTAAATCACTTGACTCCAGTAATAACGCCGATATCAGTTGCCCAACCGTCATTGCTACAGTTGGAGCCCAATGGGCCGCTTCAGAAAGTTGACGGCAATATTGACACAGAGCCCATACGAAGGCTTATCGAATCTTTGGGAAACGTCCAGAAAGTAAACCAAGTTGTGATTTTGGGTCAAGTGCCAGCTCACGCTCCACCATTGGAAGTTCAGCAGATCTCTGAGCTGTCCAAACCAGTCAATTTAAACCTCAAACTACTCCAATCAGATTCTATGGTCAAGTCGAAGACGGCAGAAGGAGACTTTTCAAACAACTCGTGTGATCCGATGGAACAAACCATCATACTGGAACCGATAACACCTGATGGACAGCTCATCAACCCGCCCTTGTCTGGCTTTGGCTCGCACGTAGTGTCAGGTGAAAGCCTGGCACTTAGTCTTGCTCAAAGCAAACACAGGTTGGAGCCAGAGGGAGAGGTGATGCAGCAAATTCATCCTCAACCTGACATTAATGCAACAAACACCAAACCGTTTGTTTTCCATAATGAAGGAACAGACCCCAAGCAAGACCTTGAGCAAACGTTCATACTAGAACTAACCCCTGCCCTGACACCACCTGTGGAGCAGCAGCAATCACAAAATGAGCAACAAATGGAAATCTCAACCCCTTCATTGGTACCAACCACTGAACTGGAGAAAACTCCCTATCAAAGTATTGTAAGTGAGCATGATACTGGCCCACCAGTCCAATCGTCTGAGCCAATAGTTGAGCAGAACTTGACATCTTTACAAAGCACAGTCCCATTGTTGGGGCCTGCATTTGAGCAGAACTTGACATCTTTCCCCGCTTCCACATTTTCCTCACCACAGGCACCCACACAAGCTTTAGAAGAATCTGGAGCTAAGTCGCAGGAGAAGGCTCAATCACAGGTTCAAAAAGTCAGTCAAGTTGAGGTCCACTCATTATCCGATAGTGGTACCCCCCAGGAGTCCCAAGAGAAGACTACACAAGATGAAGAATTACTGCTTGATCGAAAGCAGGACAAGGATCAGGTGGAAGGTCCGTCTGATGTCATGGATGCTTCTGTCAAAAAGGGTCCTTCACATTCATCCAGCAAGCAGAAACCACAGACACCGGAGTTGCCTATGAATGTCATGTCAGCCCAAGAGCTTGTGAAAGTACGCAAAAGAAAGCCAGCCAGGGCCTTAATCATACAAGGTTATATGCAAGAACTGATAGGGTCCATACTTGATGAAGATCTACAAAGTGATGGCAAACCAGCGAAAcgcaaaagaacaaaaaagtcTCATCTTGTAAACTTAAGcccacaaaagaaagaaaagaacaacaaaaaacaaggagTGCCTTCTCAGCAATGCCAGCCTCCCCAAGAAGAACCCACGATCGATGCAGCAACAAAATTGTTGGAGTATAAAGTGCCATCAAAGAAGGGAAGAATTGCCactaaaagtaaaaaagcaAAGAACATGACATCTTCATCTGAAGTCAGTATGTCGTTGTTAAGCAAAGATTCACAAGGAAAAGGGAAAATAACCaagaaaaaaacgaaaaaagaagaaaatgtgccAATAGATAAgcataaaagtaaacaaaagcctgcaattaaaaagaaaatccagCCTAAAATAGTGCAAAAAGGTCATTCCaagagtaaaaaagtgacaaagatTACAAATAAAgcacaaaagaaaacagaagACACAGTGAGCCCAAAAACCAACCAAACCAAAGCCCAAGCAGAGTCACCTGGCGCGGAAGTAACACAAGACTCTCTCCTTTTGCTCAAAGGTCATAAGCAGCCTCAGCTGAAAGTTCACAAACTGGACCCTTCCAAAACATCTGCGCAAGAAATTTCACCTCGGGATAAGCGATCCCAGCAGAGCGCGGACAACCAGGCAAGCCCTAAAACCAAGACTGCCAAGAACCCCAGCAATGTTGCCAAGAAAAAGGGGAAACCCAAAAAGAGCCAAAAGACTCTCTCGTTGCTGTCGTTTCTAAACGCATCCCGTCAATCACCTGAAACTCAGCTTGCCAAGCCCAAGACGGCCCGAAAACGCAAAGCTTCCTCAAACGTGGAGACCGAAGGGGTGATAACCTCGCATTCCAAGCGAGCATTAGAGTGCAAAAACTGCGGGGAGATATTCAATGAAGTTGCTTCCCTTCAGAAGCACAAGGCCATGGTGCATATTTTAGAAAGCCCTGAGCTTACATACACTAATGGCAACATCTTTGAAGGGGTCTCAAGATTAGATGTTGACCATCAAGGAAGAGTTATTCAACTTGTGAATCCGACCACTGGTTGGGATAATGAACGGGAGATGCCATTCGAGGACAGGGAACGAAGTGTCTCATTCCCTGCTTTGAATCCATCTCCATCTTTACCTGCTGACGAAGGCGCCGTTCAGCCTCCGATTTCTCCGGAACCGTTAGACCCGACGAAAAACAGCAAGACTTCTCTTTTGGGTCCTCTCTTTGAAAGCGCCACtccaatgaaacaaaataaatctgtGGTGTCCGTAGACAAACAGCAAGAACGCATGCCCTGTTTAGAATCTGAACATCAGGCCCCCATAGAAGAGGACATCAAGGAGGATGCTATTCTTGAGGTCGATCTCGTTACCGTTGGGGAGCGGAATGAAAGCAACAGTGTGGCTTTGCCTCAAGGCAACCTTTCCCAAGGTGAATCCGTTGAAGATGCTAATTCTGAGGCAAGTAACTTTGAAAAAACTCCTGGCGATCAAGCAAAAGTTGTGAGTAGTTTGCAGTCAGTGTCTTGCTCCACGCAACAAGTCGGGGTTaaggatgaggaagaggaggtgcTCGTTCAGAAGGATAAGCAAGCAGGCAAAAGACGACGAGTGCATCAAAAAGTGGACGCCATGTCCGGGAAATGTTTGGAACCGGATGTGACTGCATTCGAGGTGGAACAGGAGGATTGTCAGGTCATTAATGAAAAACCAGAGTGTAATTCCCAAATTAATGATGACGATGAGACAATTGCAAAGACTTCCCTGACAGATCCTGGACCTGATCCCCGTAGAGGCCCTTCTATTATTCCCCAACCACCCTCTATTCCGGATGAATCCAGTGTATCTCGCGGGGATCCAGACAGGGAGAGTCAGCCATCTCCAGGAATCTATCTGGAGAAGATCGTCACAGCTGAACCCGGGTTGGCGACGGAAAGACGG GATTTGAAGTGCACCGCTGAAAATGAGACGCAAGCTGTGATCAAAGTTGAAGATGGTACATCAGATCCGCTCGTTGGTGCACCCTTGCGTCAAAAAGAGAGCGGCAGATCGGGAGCAGGCATGCAGCCACAGCAGAACAGAGACATTCGGACGGTCCTGGTGAAGCAGGAGAGCAGATTCATGATTAACGACACCCGGTCCACACCGGATAGCGAACGCAGGCAATGGAATGTGGAGCAAGGCGCCGATCGAAACTCTGTCAGCCCAT CCTCAGACTCTGAGGAGACGTCCAGCGACTGCCGCATATCACCTGACTTAATCAGCAAGCAGTGCATCTTTTACCCGGTGAAGGTGGAAGAGAGGGAAGTTCCCCTGGGTGCTGTTCACACTAATGGTGGAAGCCCAGAAGCCTCCACTGATGTCAGACAGACACTACATCCAACCACAGCTTCTCATTTAT ATCCGGGCGCTCAGCAAGGCGACTATGATATGAGAGGGCCAGAGATGATGGATGTTGACGACTTTGCGGATGGACAAG CAGAAGCAGAGTGTCACAATCAACCGGACGTGCGGAGCTTTCTTCTCCAGACTTCTGACGAAGAGAGAATTTTGGAGTTGTCGCAACCGCATGTTGACGCCGAAGTGGAAGTCTTGGCCTGTTTCGGCAAGAAACACGGCTCACAACAACCGGACGTAACAACACAAAC GGTGTCAAGAGAGCCCACCGAGCCCCTTGAGTACTTCTCCAAGTATTTTGATTGGGACACCTGGCTCGAAATAGCCCGCTGCACCAATCAAACCTCCGATTGCGTCACTGCGAGGGAAGTGGCCCAGTTTGTTGGGATCCACATTGCAATGGGAACTTTGAAG TTTCCCAGTCCACGGTTATACTGGGACAACCTGACGAAGGTGCCCCTGATTGCGGAAACCATGACGCTTTCCCGCTTCCTTCAACTGTCGCGGTTGTTGAAGCTTGCTTCCCCTGCCAAGGATCCACATAATAGTATTATGAGAGAAAGGACTCAAATTGACAGGAGCGGCCAACAGGGATTGTCAAATGTATCCGAGGATCCTTTGTGGAAGGTTGTGCCATTATTGAGTCGTTTCCAAAAAGGCTGCCAGTCACTGAGAAGAGAGGGCGATTTTGCTGTGGATCAGTATTTAATTCCGTTAACTGGTAAGGTGCACAATGACAGGCTGGCTCTGCATAGCACCACCTTGATTGGATTTGGGGGGTTTCTCCATCATGTGGACCTGAAAGCGGATCTCTCCGATAAGGAGGATACCATCGAGAAAATGATCCCCAAAGGCAGCACTGTGTTTCTTTGCAAGCAAGAGCTTTCCACTCCGGCCATGCTCGAGCGCCTCCTCGAGGCCGGGATCCACGGCGCGGGCCGGGTGGGCGGAGCGCAGGGCCAGATCGGAGACGAGTTCGTCAGCTCGGACGGCAAGCTGATGCTGCGCCGGTCGCACTGCGGCTTCATCCTCTCCACGGCGGGGAACGGTCACAGGGACGTGGCTTCGCTCATCAGCAACTTTGAGAGCGCTCAGGCGGCGGCTCGCCTCAACAGGGATTTGTTGAATTTGTACTCCATCCCGGTCGCCACCTCACCAACGGGATGGCCTCTCGTTGTGCTCTGGTACCTAACAGATATGGCTTTGGTCAACTCCTGGCTCTTGTACAAACACGATCACCCTTTGTCTTTTTTGGACTTCAGATTGGCAGTATCCAAAGCCTTGATCCATTCCAGCGGCTCAGACCCGCAGAACTCCGTTCTCCCTCAGTCCTCCCCGACGAAAGCACATACTCGAACTGACCCGCCGAACCCCGGCACAGTAGAAGAAAGCCCCCTCCCCGATGCGGCAACACGGTACGACGGTTCGGGCCACTGGCCGGAGCAGCTCGCCGAGGGCGAAGGGGGAAGGTGTCGTTTTGGCGACTGTCAGAGGACATCGCGAGTTCTATGCCTCAAGTGCTGTGTCTTTCTCTGTATATCACGCAACCACaactgttttttgaatttcCACAACCAGGGCAGTTCAGGAAACCTCTAG